In Syngnathus scovelli strain Florida chromosome 11, RoL_Ssco_1.2, whole genome shotgun sequence, one DNA window encodes the following:
- the eif6 gene encoding eukaryotic translation initiation factor 6, whose protein sequence is MAVRASFEKNNEIGCFAKLTNTYCLVAIGGAENFYSVFEGELSESIPVVHASIAGCRIIGRMCVGNRHGLLVPNNTTDQELQHIRNCLPASVSIQRVEERLSALGNVIACNDYVALVHPDLDRETEEVLCDTLKVEVFRHTVADQVLVGSYCAFSNRGGLVHPKTSIEDQDELSSLLQVPLVTGTVNRGSEVIAAGMVVNDWSAFCGLDTTSTEMSVIESVFGLGDNVRPSAITAAMRDSLIDSMA, encoded by the exons ATGGCCGTTCGAGCATCCTTCGAGAAGAACAACGAGATCGGCTGCTTCGCCAAACTCACCAACACGTACTGCCTGGTGGCTATCGGCGGAGCGGAAAACTTTTACAG CGTGTTCGAAGGCGAGTTATCCGAGAGTATCCCGGTGGTCCACGCTTCCATCGCGGGATGCCGCATTATCGGACGCATGTGTGTGG GGAACCGTCACGGCCTGCTGGTCCCTAACAACACGACAGACCAGGAACTGCAGCACATCCGCAACTGTCTTCCTGCCTCGGTCAGCATCCAGAGAGTGGAAGAGCGTCTTTCGGCGCTCGGCAACGTCATCGCATGTAACGACTACGTGGCGCTCGTCCATCCGGATCTGGACAGG GAGACAGAGGAGGTTCTGTGCGACACACTGAAGGTGGAGGTGTTCCGCCATACTGTGGCCGATCAGGTTTTGGTGGGCTCCTACTGCGCCTTCAGCAACCGGGGCGGCCTGGTGCATCCCAAGACCTCCATCGAGGACCAGGATGAGCTGTCCTCGCTTCTGCAGGTCCCCCTGGTG ACGGGCACGGTGAACCGGGGCAGCGAGGTGATTGCGGCGGGAATGGTGGTCAACGACTGGTCGGCGTTCTGCGGACTGGACACCACCAGCACCGAGATGTCCGTGATCGAGAGCGTCTTCGGGCTGGGCGACAACGTGCGGCCCTCCGCCATCACCGCCGCCATGAGGGACTCGCTCATTGACAG CATGGCGTAA
- the LOC125977613 gene encoding dynein light chain roadblock-type 1 translates to MAEVEETLKRILGQKGVQGLIIVNSDGIPIRSTLDNTSTVHYAGLIHQLVLKARSTIRDIDPLNDLTFLRLRSKKNEIMIAPDKDYFMIVIQKPSD, encoded by the exons ATG GCTGAAGTGGAGGAGACCCTCAAGAGAATTTTGGGCCAGAAAGGAGTTCAGGGCCTCATCATTGTCAACTCGGACG GGATTCCCATACGCTCCACGCTGGACAACACGAGCACGGTGCACTACGCTGGCCTGATCCACCAGCTGGTCTTGAAGGCGCGCAGCACTATCCGTGACATCGACCCCCTCAACGACCTCACCTTTCTGCGACTGCGATCCAAGAAGAACGAGATCATGATTGCGCCAG ATAAGGACTACTTCATGATCGTCATTCAGAAGCCGTCAGACTGA